The genomic interval TGGTGGGGCTGTTCCATTCGATCATGTTCCCGACCATTTTCGCGCTCGGCATTCGCGGTCTCGGGCCGCTGACCGAAGAAGGGTCGGGCCTGCTCATCATGGCGATCGCGGGCGGCGCGCTCGTCGTCGTGCAGGGCTGGCTCGCCGACCTTTACGGCCTGCAGATGTCCTTCCTGCTCACTGCGGCGTGCGAGCTTTATATCCTCTTCTATGCCCTGTGGGGGTCAAAGCCCGTCGTCTCGGGCGAAGGTCCGGCCGCGGTCGAACCACCGGGAATGGTGCCCTCCGACGCGTCCTGACCGGCGAAGCGGGCGGGGCTGCGACCGGTTGTCACGCCGGTCAGGCACAGCAGCGCCCCCGCCAGCGGTTGCCGGGCGAGTGCTTCTGGCGTCAGGCCGACCGTGGCGCTGGTGACATAGAGGCGGTCGAGGTCGCGGCCGCCGAAGGCCGGGCAGGTCGGACGCTGAACGGGCAGGGGGATCTCGCGCACGATCTCCCCTTCGGGCGACAGGCGGCGCAGACACCATCCGTCCCAGAATGCGATCCAGACATGATCGTCGGCATCGACCGCCATGCCGTCGGGATAGCCCTGTTCGGGGGCGAAGGCGGCGAAAGGCCGTTCGGCGACCGGGTTGCCGCCGGCGTCGAGCGTGACCGCGGTGATTCGCTGCGCCGCCGAGTCGGTGACGAGCATGGTGCCGTCGGCGAGGAACGCCGGTCCGTTGGGCACCATGATGCCGCCGCGGACCCGCGCCACGCTCCCGTCCGGATCGAGCCGGTAGAGCGAACCTCGCGCCGCCGCTTCGGCATCATCCATCGTCCCGGCCCAGAACCGGCCCTCGCCATCGACCTGGCCGTCGTTGAAACGATTGCCGACGGGCTCGTCGACCGTCGCCAGGACGTCGCAAGCGGAAATCGAGAGATCGTCGGCGATGGAAAGCCGCACGAAACCGGGGTCGCCGCTGGCGATAAGCTTCCCGCCCCGCGTCAGCCCGAGCGCGGTAAGGCGGAAAGGCAAGGGGTGCCGATGGTTGGCGCCGCTCGCGACATGATGCGCGTGCAGGGCCGGCGCCTTGATGTCGACCCACCACAGGATTTCGCGATCGGGATCCCATAGCGCGCCTTCGCCAAGCTTCGCACCGACGGGTGAAACGGCCCTGATTATCATTATCCTCTCCTTGACGCTGCCCCGCCAATCTGCAATCGGGGCATAATAGTATACTGTCAGACTTATTGGAGTGCATCATGGAAATTACAGGCGCCATCCTGATAGGATTCGCCGACCGCGCGGGCGAAGCGCGCTTCGCGGCGGTCGATCCGGCAACCGGACGGGACATCGGCCCGGATTTCCACGAAGCCGGCGCTGCCGACGTCGCCGACGCCGCCGCGCTGGCGGACAGGGCCTTTGCCGTTTTCAGCGAAACCGCGCTCGAAGCACGGGCTCTGTTCCTTGAAGCCATCGCCGAAGAAATCGCCGCCATCGGCGATGCGCTGATCGAACGGGCGATGCGCGAAAGCGGGTTGCCCCGCGCGCGGCTGGAGGGAGAACGCGGGCGCACGATCGGCCAGCTCCGCCTGTTCGCCTCGGTCGTGCGCGAAGGCGGCTGGCTCGACGTCACGATCGATCCCGCCCTGCCCGATCGCGCTCCGCTGCCCCGGCCCGATTTGCGCCGCCGCAATGTCGCGCTCGGCCCGGTCGCGGTGTTCGGCGCGTCGAATTTCCCGCTCGCCTTCTCGGTCGCGGGCGGCGACACGGCCTCCGCTTTAGCCGCGGGCTGTCCGGTGATCGTGAAGGGGCACCCCGCGCACCCGGGCACCGGCGAACTGGTCGCCCGCGCGATTCGCCGGGCGGTGGAGCGTTGCGGCATGCCCGAAGGCGTATTTTCTTATCTTCCCAGCACGACCAACGAGCTTGGCGCCGCGCTGGTGGCCGACCCGCGCATCAAGGCGGTGGGCTTCACCGGATCGCGCGGCGGCGGCCTCGCGCTGGTGCGCATCGCGAGCGAGCGCGCGGAGCCGATTCCGGTCTATGCCGAAATGTCGAGCATCAATCCGGTCATCCTGTTCCCCGCTGCCGCCAAGGCGCGCGGTGCTGCGCTCGGCGAAGCCTATGCGGCGTCGCTGACGATGGGGGCGGGCCAATTCTGCACCAACCCGGGCCTGTTGATCGCCCTCGACGGCAGCGACCTCGACGCTTTCGTCGGCTCGGCGGCCGCCGCGCTTGGCCGGTTGCCCGCGCAGCAGATGCTGACGCCGGCCATCCATTCGGCCTTCCGGCGGGGCGTCGATGCCTTGAGCGCGCACGACGCCGTCGAAACGCTCGCGCGCGGTCCGGCGGGAGAGGGTGAAAACCAGGCGCAGGCAGCACTTTTCGGTACCGGCGCCGCCGCTTTCGCGCACGATCCGGCGCTCGGCGACGAAGTGTTCGGATCGTCGTCGATCGTGGTTCGCGCGGCCGACCCGGCCGAGATCGCACGGCTTGTCGGCGGCCTCGAAGGCCAGTTGACGGCCACGCTGCTGTTCGACGAGGCCGACGAGGAGCTGGTCGCCCCCCTGATCCCGTTGCTCGCGCGCAAAGCCGGACGGATCCTCGCCAATGGATGGCCCACCGGCGTCGAAGTCTGCCACGCGATGGTTCACGGCGGCCCGTTTCCCGCCACGAGCGACAGCCGCACCACATCGGTCGGGGCGCTGGCGATCATGCGTTTCCTGCGGCCCGTCTGTTACCAGAATCTGCCCGACCGCCTGCTGCCCGCCGCGCTGCGGCAGGACAATCCCTATGGCGTGGCGCGGCGTATCGACGGTGTGCTGGCGCGCGCCTGAGGCAGGCAGAGAAGGCGATAAGGAGAGGAAGGCCATGATTTCTTTGGTGCAATTCCGCGGCGCCGACGGCGACCGGGGAGTCGCGGTGATCCGCGACGGAGCGGCGGCATCGAGCGTTCCCGGCGTATCGAGCACGCTCGCGCTCGCCCGCCGTGCCCTCGCCGAAGGAACCACTTTGGGCGCGCTGATCGGGGCGCTCGGCGACGGGCCGCCGGTCGATCTCGCGGCGGTCGAACTGCTCGCGCCGATCGACCATGAGGATCCGGCGCATCTGCTGCTCAGCGGCACCGGCCTCACCCATCTCGGTTCGGCCGAGGGGCGTGACAAGATGCACCGCGCCGTGGACGATGGAGCGCATCAGACCGATTCGATGAAGATGTTCCTGATGGGGGTCGAAGGCGGAAAACCCGCCGGCGAGGCCCAAGGAGCCCAGCCCGAATGGTTCTATAAGGGCGACGGATCCTCGCTCGTCGCGCCGGGCGCGCCGCTGGTGTCGCCCGATTTCGCGCTCGACGCGGGCGAGGAGCCCGAAATCGCCGGCATCTATCTGATCGCCGACGACGGCGCGCCGGTCCGTCTCGGCTATGCGCTCGCCAATGAATTTTCGGACCATGTGACCGAGCGCGGCAATTATCTGTGGCTCGCCCATTCGAAGCTGCGCCCCGCCGCGCTCGGCCCCGAACTGCTCGTCGGCGAATTGCCCGCGCATGTCGAGGGGGTCAGCCGCATCGTGCGCGAGGGCCGGACCTTGTGGGAAAAGCCCTTCCTGTCGGGCGAAGCCAATATGTCGCACAGCATCGCCAACCTCGAGCATCATCATTTCAAATATGGCCTGTTCCGGCGCCCCGGCGACGTCCATGTCCATTTCTTCGGCACCGCGACCCTGTCGTTCAGCGAGGGCGTGGAAACGCGCGAGGGCGATGTGTTCGAGATCGAGGCGGCGCCGTTCACGCTGCCGGTCCGCAATCCGATCGCCCGGGCGGCATCGCCGTCCGCCGCGGTGAAGGCGCTCTAGATGGCCGTTCGGATCGCCATCGTCGGTCTCGGCAAGATCGCGCATGACCAGCATCTTCCGGCCATCGCGGTGTCGGACGAATTCGAGCTGGTCGCGGCGGCGAGCCTTGCCGGCACGCTCGACGGAATACCGGTCTTCCAGAGCGTGGACGCGCTGCTGGGCGCCGGTATCGCGATCGACGCCATCGCCATGTGCCAGCCGCCGCAGGCCCGTTTCGCGGCCGCGGCGAAAGCGATCCGCGCCGGCAAGCATGTGCTGCTCGAGAAACCTCCGGGAGCGACGCTGGCGGAGGTCGAGGCGCTGACGAGGCTCGCCGAGGCGTCGGGCACGACACTCTTCGCCGCGTGGCATTCGCGCTACGCTCCCGGCGTCGCGCCCGCGCGCGCCTGGCTGGCCGAACGCCACATCCGTCGTGTCGAAATCGTCTGGAAAGAGGATGTCCGCCGATGGCATCCCGGCCAGCAATGGATATGGGAACCCGGCGGCTTCGGCGTGTTCGATCCCGGGATCAATGCGCTGTCGATCGCCACGCACATCCTCCCGCGGCATTTTTATCTGCGCGACGGCCGGCTGGAAATTCCGTCCAATCGCGCCGCGCCCATCGCCGCCGAACTCGATATGGTCGGCATCGACGACGCCCCGGTCCATGCCGTCTTCGATTGGCGCCAACAGGGGCCGCAGACGTGGGACATCACCGCCGAAACCGATGCGGGCCGATTGTGCCTCGGCGCGGGAGGGGCCCGGCTGTCGATCGATGGCGTCGATCGCGACGTTGGCGCCGAGCGCGAATATCCCGAAATCTACGCCCGCTTCGCGCGCCTGATAGGCGAAGAGCGCAGCGACGTGGACCGGACTCCGCTCCGCCTCGTCGCCGACGCCTTCATGCGCTGCCGCCGGATCGGGGTGGATCCATTTGAGGATTGACAGCTGCTTTCATGTATGACTGTATACGATATTCAAAATTAGGGAGCGGATCATGTCATTTCAAACCAGTCGCCGGCAGCTGATGTTCGGTGTCGGCACATTCGCTATCCTTGCCCATGCGACGGGCGCCTTTGCGGCGGGGGGCGGCATCAATCTGCGCGGCAAGGCGCGGCCGCTGCCCCTGGACGCGGTGCGCCTGAAGCCGTCCGATTTCGCGACCGCGGTCGAAGTGAACCGCGCCTATCTTCATCGCCTCGATCCCGATCGTCTGCTCCATAATTTCCGTGCCTATGCGGGGATGGAGCCCAAGGCGCCGGTCTATGGCGGCTGGGAAAGCGACACGATCGCGGGGCATACGCTGGGCCATTACATGACGGCGCTGGTGCTGACCTGGCAACAGACCGGCGATCCCGAAATGCGCCGGCGCGCCGACTATATCGTCGATGAACTCGCCGCGATCCAGGCGGCGCGCGGCAATGGCTATTTCGGCGGTCTCGGGCGCAAGCGCAAGGACGGCACGATCGTCGATGGCGTCGAGATTTTCGACGAAATCAAAAAGGGCGATATCCGCTCGGGCGGCTTCGACCTCAACGGGTCATGGGCGCCTTTCTATACCATCCACAAATTGTTCGCGGGCTTGCTCGACATCCATGGCGCGTGGGGCAATCGAAAGGCGCTCGACGTCGCGGCCGGCTTCGCCGGTTATTTCGAGGGCGTGATGACCGCCCTGACTCCCGAGCAGGTTCAGGAGGTTCTCGCCTGCGAATATGGCGGGATCAACGAAAGCTTCGCCGAACTCTATGCCCGCACCAACGACAAGCGGTGGCTGGCGATGGCCGAGCTTTTCTATGACAAGCGCGTTCTGGATCCGCTGACCGCGCGCGAGGACAAGCTCGCCAATTTCCACGCCAACACACAGGTGCCCAAGCTGATCGGCCTCGCGCGGATTCACGAACTGACCGGCGAACCGGCAAAGGCGACCGCCGCCTCCTTCTTCTGGGACCGCGTCGTCCATCATCACAGCTATGTGATCGGGGGCAATGCCGACCGTGAATATTTCTTCGAGCCCGACACGACCGCCCGGCATATCACCGAGGCGACGTGCGAGCATTGCAACACCTATAATATGCTGAAGCTGACGCGGCATTTGTGGACGTGGAACCCCGACGGGGCCTTCTTCGACTATTATGAACGCGCGCATCTCAACCATGTCATGGCGGCGCAGAATCCCGCGACCGGGGGCTTCACCTATATGACCCCGCTGATGTCGGGGACCGAGCGCGGCTATTCGACGACCGACGACGACGCTTTCTGGTGCTGTGTCGGTTCGGGGATGGAAAGCCACGCCAAACATGGCGATTCGATCTTCTGGGAAGGCGAGGACGGGACCTTCTACGTCAATCTCTATATCCCCGCGACGGCCGACTGGACCGCGCGCAAGGCGGGCGTGACGCTCGATACCAGCTACCCCTATGGGGCCACTTCGACGCTGCGGTTCGACAAGCTGCGTTCGGGCACCTTCCCGGTTGCGCTGCGCGTGCCCGGCTGGGCGGCCGGCAAGGCGCGGGTGACGGTGAATGGCGAGGCGGCGACGCCCGCCTTCACGCGCGGCTATGCGGTGGTGTCGCGCCGCTGGAAGGCGGGCGACGTCGTCGCGATCACGCTGCCGCTCGATCTGCGGCTCGAAGCGACGCCGGGCGATGACAGCGTCGTCTCGGTGCTGCGCGGCCCGCTCGTCCTCGCCGCCGATCTGGGGCCGAATGAACAGAAATGGGAGCGCGCCGATCCGGCGCTCGTCGGCGCGGACCTGCTCACCGGCTTTTCGCCGGTCGCGGCTGATCGGGCGATCTATGGAACGCGCGGGGTGGTTCGGCCGGCCGACCTCAATTTCGTGCCCTTCTATCGCCAGTATGAACGCCGCAGCGCCGTCTATTTCAAGCGGTTCACCGAAGCCGCGTGGCAAAGCGAAGAGGCGAGCTACAATGCGGAACAGGCGCGGCTGAAGGACGTCGCCGCGCGTTCGGTCGACGTCATGTTCCTGGGCGAGATGCAGCCTGAGCGCGACCATGACCTGACCAGCGACATCAGCTGGCCCGTGACCTATCGGGGCCGTCAGGGGCGCGACGCCCGTTCGGGCGGCTTCTTTGAATTCGGCATGAAGGTGAAGCCGGGGCCGCTGGTTCTTCAGGCGACCTATTGGGGCGACGAGCGGCCGCGCGCCTTCGACATATTGATCGACGGGCAGCGGATCGCGACGCAGCGGCTCGGCCATGATGCGCCGGGCAAATTCTTCGACGTCGAATATCCCGTCCCCGCCGCGCTGACGAAAGGCAAGGCGTCGGTCCGCGTGCGCGTCGTGCCGCACGATCGCAATACCGCGGGGCCGGTCTTCGGGATGCGCCTCGTCACCGCCAAGCCCGGCGGCGCGACATGAGCAGCGCCGCCGCCGGCGACGGCGTGCGGATGACGCTCGACGAGTTGCGCAGCCTCGCGCGGCGCAAGCTGCGCGCGGTGGGGCTGTCGTCCGATCACGCCGATGCCGTTGCCGAAACGATGGTCGCGGGCGAGCGCGATGGCTGTACCAGCCACGGCATCTATCGGCTGATCGTCGCCGCGCACAGCATCAGCAGCGGCGTCGTGGTTCCCGACGCGGTGCCGGTGGCGAGCGAACCCGCGAAGGGCGTCGTCCGCGTCGATGGCGGCGGCGGGTTCGCGCAGCTCGCGTTCCAGTGCGGGCTCCCGCTCCTCGTGCAAAAGGCGCGCGACCAAGGCATCGCGGCGCTCGCGCTCAATCATGTCGTTCACTTCGCCGCGCTGTGGCCGGAGGTCGAGCGGCTCGCCGATCATGGCCTTGTCGCGCTCGCCTTCACGCCCAGCCACGCCTGGGTGGCGCCGGCGGGTGGCGCCGTACCGGTGTTCGGCACCAACCCGATCGCGTTCGGCTGGCCGCGTCCGGGGCGGGAGGCTTTCGTATTCGATTTCGCAACCAGCGCGGCGGCGCGCGGCGAGATCGAGCTTCGCCGCCGGGCGGGCGAGCCCGTGCCCGACGACTGGGGCGTCGACGGCGAAGGGCGGCCGACGACCGACGCCGCAGCGGTGCTGAACGGCGCGATGCGCACCTTTGGCGGCCACAAGGGGTCGGCGCTCGCCGCGATGGTCGAACTGCTCGCCGGCCCGTTGATCGGCGATCTGACCAGCGCCGAATCGATCGCGCTCGACGAGGGGCGTGGCGGATCGCCGATGGGCGGAGAGCTCGTCCTCGCCATCGATCCCGCCGCTTTCCTGGGCGCCGCGATGTCCGGCCATCTGGCGCGGGCGGAGGCGATGTTCGCGGCGATCGAGGCGCAGGGCGCCCGCCTGCCATCGTCGCGCCGTTACGCGGCGCGGCGGGAGAGCCTTGCAAAGGGCGGGACCATTCCCGCGCGGCTCTATGACGACATCATGCGAATTGGAGAGTGACGTGAAACTTTGGCGGTTGGTGATCCTGATGGCGATGACGATAGCGGCGGCAACGGGTGCAACGGCGGCGGAAGGCAGCGCAGACGAACGGTTCGAGGCGCTTTCCAGCGCGGAATATGAGTGGCGCCGGGCGCAGTTCGCGCCGGGCGAAGACGATGCGGACGGTGCGCCGCGGCGGCTTCCCGATGTCGGCCCGGCGGCGCAGGCCGAACGGCTGCAACGCTGGACCCGGACCGCGGCGGCGCTGGATGCGATCGATCCCGGCGCGCTGTCGGCGGCGCAGCGGGTCAATTATGTCGTCTATAAGGGGCAGATCGCCGCGCTGCTCAATGACCAGAAATATCGCGAGTTCGAAAAGCCGCTGAACTCGGATTCCAGCTTCTGGGGCGGCGTCGCCGGCTGGGCGCGCGCGACATTTGAGGATGAAGAGGATTACCGCGAATATATCGCGATGCTGCGCGACATGCCGCGCTATTTCGATCAGCAGATCGTCAACATGCGCGCAGGCCTCCGGCGCGGCTTCACCCCTTCGCAAATCACACTGAAAGGGCGCGACATCGGCGTGGCCGAGGTCGCCCGCGCGAAGTCGCCCGAAGAATCGCCCTTCTATGCGCCGTTCCGCGAATGGCCGGCGGCCATTGCACCAAATGAGCGCGCCGCCTTGACGGCCGAAGGCGCGGCGGCGATCCGCGACGCGGTGGTGCCCGCGCACGCCCGGCTACTGGCCTTCCTGCGCGACGAATATATTCCCGGCGCGCGCAAAAGCCTCGCCGCCTATGACTTGCCCGACGGCCGCGCTTATTATCAGTCGAAGATCGCGGAGTTCACCACCCGCGACCTGACGCCCGATCAGGTCCATGCCATCGGCCTTGCGGAAGTGAAGAAGATTCGCGCCCGGATGCAGGCCGTCATGGACGAGGTCGGGTTCAAGGGCGACCTCCCCGCTTTTCTGCACTTTCTGCGCACCGACCCGCAATTCTATGCGAAGACGCCGCAGGAATTGCTCAATCGCGCGGCGTGGATCGCGAAGCGGTTCGACGGCAAGGCCGCACAATATTTCGGGCGTCTGCCGCGCAGCCGCTTTGCGATCGAGCCCGTGCCCGACGAGCTTGCTCCCTTCTATACCGGCGGCCGCGGCGGACCCGGCATCTATCTGGTCAACACCTGGAACCTGCCATCTCGGCCGCTCTACTCGCTGCCCGCGCTGACGCTTCACGAAAGCGCCCCGGGGCATGCTTTCCAGATGCCGCTTGCCGCGGAGAATCAGGATCTGCCCGCATTCCGGCGCGACACCTATCTGTCGGTCTATGGCGAGGGGTGGGCGCTTTATTCCGAAACGCTGGGCGAAGAAATGGGCATGTACGAAACCCCGTATGAACTGTTCGGGATGCTGTCCTATCAGGCGTGGCGCGCGGCACGGCTGGTCGTCGACACGGGCCTCCATGCGAAGGGGTGGAGCCGCGAGCAGGCGCAGCATTATCTGCACGACAACACCGCGCTCGCCGAACATGAGATCGAGACCGAGGTCGATCGCTACATCGCGTGGCCTGGGCAGGCGCTCAGCTATTACATCGGCGAGCTCGCCTTTATCGACGCCCGCCGGCGCGCCGAACAGCGGCTCGGCCCCAAGTTCGACCTGAAGGCCTTTCACGACGCCGTGCTGTCGCTCGGATCGGTGCCGATTTCCGAGATTGACCGCCGCGTCGACCAGCTGATCGCCGACGGCGGAAAAGGGCCCTATGCCGAGGAGGAATAGAATGATGCGGGGGGTGTTTCTCGCCGGTCTGATATGGGCCGCTTCGCCGGCCTGCCTCGCGCAAGGCGCGCCGCAGCCGGAAG from uncultured Sphingopyxis sp. carries:
- a CDS encoding glycoside hydrolase family 127 protein; this encodes MSFQTSRRQLMFGVGTFAILAHATGAFAAGGGINLRGKARPLPLDAVRLKPSDFATAVEVNRAYLHRLDPDRLLHNFRAYAGMEPKAPVYGGWESDTIAGHTLGHYMTALVLTWQQTGDPEMRRRADYIVDELAAIQAARGNGYFGGLGRKRKDGTIVDGVEIFDEIKKGDIRSGGFDLNGSWAPFYTIHKLFAGLLDIHGAWGNRKALDVAAGFAGYFEGVMTALTPEQVQEVLACEYGGINESFAELYARTNDKRWLAMAELFYDKRVLDPLTAREDKLANFHANTQVPKLIGLARIHELTGEPAKATAASFFWDRVVHHHSYVIGGNADREYFFEPDTTARHITEATCEHCNTYNMLKLTRHLWTWNPDGAFFDYYERAHLNHVMAAQNPATGGFTYMTPLMSGTERGYSTTDDDAFWCCVGSGMESHAKHGDSIFWEGEDGTFYVNLYIPATADWTARKAGVTLDTSYPYGATSTLRFDKLRSGTFPVALRVPGWAAGKARVTVNGEAATPAFTRGYAVVSRRWKAGDVVAITLPLDLRLEATPGDDSVVSVLRGPLVLAADLGPNEQKWERADPALVGADLLTGFSPVAADRAIYGTRGVVRPADLNFVPFYRQYERRSAVYFKRFTEAAWQSEEASYNAEQARLKDVAARSVDVMFLGEMQPERDHDLTSDISWPVTYRGRQGRDARSGGFFEFGMKVKPGPLVLQATYWGDERPRAFDILIDGQRIATQRLGHDAPGKFFDVEYPVPAALTKGKASVRVRVVPHDRNTAGPVFGMRLVTAKPGGAT
- a CDS encoding aldehyde dehydrogenase (NADP(+)), giving the protein MEITGAILIGFADRAGEARFAAVDPATGRDIGPDFHEAGAADVADAAALADRAFAVFSETALEARALFLEAIAEEIAAIGDALIERAMRESGLPRARLEGERGRTIGQLRLFASVVREGGWLDVTIDPALPDRAPLPRPDLRRRNVALGPVAVFGASNFPLAFSVAGGDTASALAAGCPVIVKGHPAHPGTGELVARAIRRAVERCGMPEGVFSYLPSTTNELGAALVADPRIKAVGFTGSRGGGLALVRIASERAEPIPVYAEMSSINPVILFPAAAKARGAALGEAYAASLTMGAGQFCTNPGLLIALDGSDLDAFVGSAAAALGRLPAQQMLTPAIHSAFRRGVDALSAHDAVETLARGPAGEGENQAQAALFGTGAAAFAHDPALGDEVFGSSSIVVRAADPAEIARLVGGLEGQLTATLLFDEADEELVAPLIPLLARKAGRILANGWPTGVEVCHAMVHGGPFPATSDSRTTSVGALAIMRFLRPVCYQNLPDRLLPAALRQDNPYGVARRIDGVLARA
- a CDS encoding DUF885 family protein; translation: MKLWRLVILMAMTIAAATGATAAEGSADERFEALSSAEYEWRRAQFAPGEDDADGAPRRLPDVGPAAQAERLQRWTRTAAALDAIDPGALSAAQRVNYVVYKGQIAALLNDQKYREFEKPLNSDSSFWGGVAGWARATFEDEEDYREYIAMLRDMPRYFDQQIVNMRAGLRRGFTPSQITLKGRDIGVAEVARAKSPEESPFYAPFREWPAAIAPNERAALTAEGAAAIRDAVVPAHARLLAFLRDEYIPGARKSLAAYDLPDGRAYYQSKIAEFTTRDLTPDQVHAIGLAEVKKIRARMQAVMDEVGFKGDLPAFLHFLRTDPQFYAKTPQELLNRAAWIAKRFDGKAAQYFGRLPRSRFAIEPVPDELAPFYTGGRGGPGIYLVNTWNLPSRPLYSLPALTLHESAPGHAFQMPLAAENQDLPAFRRDTYLSVYGEGWALYSETLGEEMGMYETPYELFGMLSYQAWRAARLVVDTGLHAKGWSREQAQHYLHDNTALAEHEIETEVDRYIAWPGQALSYYIGELAFIDARRRAEQRLGPKFDLKAFHDAVLSLGSVPISEIDRRVDQLIADGGKGPYAEEE
- the araD1 gene encoding AraD1 family protein; amino-acid sequence: MISLVQFRGADGDRGVAVIRDGAAASSVPGVSSTLALARRALAEGTTLGALIGALGDGPPVDLAAVELLAPIDHEDPAHLLLSGTGLTHLGSAEGRDKMHRAVDDGAHQTDSMKMFLMGVEGGKPAGEAQGAQPEWFYKGDGSSLVAPGAPLVSPDFALDAGEEPEIAGIYLIADDGAPVRLGYALANEFSDHVTERGNYLWLAHSKLRPAALGPELLVGELPAHVEGVSRIVREGRTLWEKPFLSGEANMSHSIANLEHHHFKYGLFRRPGDVHVHFFGTATLSFSEGVETREGDVFEIEAAPFTLPVRNPIARAASPSAAVKAL
- a CDS encoding SMP-30/gluconolactonase/LRE family protein, translated to MIIRAVSPVGAKLGEGALWDPDREILWWVDIKAPALHAHHVASGANHRHPLPFRLTALGLTRGGKLIASGDPGFVRLSIADDLSISACDVLATVDEPVGNRFNDGQVDGEGRFWAGTMDDAEAAARGSLYRLDPDGSVARVRGGIMVPNGPAFLADGTMLVTDSAAQRITAVTLDAGGNPVAERPFAAFAPEQGYPDGMAVDADDHVWIAFWDGWCLRRLSPEGEIVREIPLPVQRPTCPAFGGRDLDRLYVTSATVGLTPEALARQPLAGALLCLTGVTTGRSPARFAGQDASEGTIPGGSTAAGPSPETTGFDPHRA
- a CDS encoding Gfo/Idh/MocA family oxidoreductase, whose protein sequence is MAVRIAIVGLGKIAHDQHLPAIAVSDEFELVAAASLAGTLDGIPVFQSVDALLGAGIAIDAIAMCQPPQARFAAAAKAIRAGKHVLLEKPPGATLAEVEALTRLAEASGTTLFAAWHSRYAPGVAPARAWLAERHIRRVEIVWKEDVRRWHPGQQWIWEPGGFGVFDPGINALSIATHILPRHFYLRDGRLEIPSNRAAPIAAELDMVGIDDAPVHAVFDWRQQGPQTWDITAETDAGRLCLGAGGARLSIDGVDRDVGAEREYPEIYARFARLIGEERSDVDRTPLRLVADAFMRCRRIGVDPFED
- a CDS encoding Ldh family oxidoreductase; translated protein: MSSAAAGDGVRMTLDELRSLARRKLRAVGLSSDHADAVAETMVAGERDGCTSHGIYRLIVAAHSISSGVVVPDAVPVASEPAKGVVRVDGGGGFAQLAFQCGLPLLVQKARDQGIAALALNHVVHFAALWPEVERLADHGLVALAFTPSHAWVAPAGGAVPVFGTNPIAFGWPRPGREAFVFDFATSAAARGEIELRRRAGEPVPDDWGVDGEGRPTTDAAAVLNGAMRTFGGHKGSALAAMVELLAGPLIGDLTSAESIALDEGRGGSPMGGELVLAIDPAAFLGAAMSGHLARAEAMFAAIEAQGARLPSSRRYAARRESLAKGGTIPARLYDDIMRIGE